One window of Trifolium pratense cultivar HEN17-A07 linkage group LG5, ARS_RC_1.1, whole genome shotgun sequence genomic DNA carries:
- the LOC123886390 gene encoding uncharacterized protein LOC123886390, which yields MVIVKSDMGHILATAYNRVVVLLTKHEIGYCETYFPLRGRPPLDPYARIMCVGMVPNHFVYVKLKVGCPLPPTCKEWKNHRAPEAETWEDTFMDRMVEFDELMKNEKGDMKMETNEDDPVVVRDK from the coding sequence ATGGTGATTGTGAAATCAGATATGGGGCATATCCTTGCAACGGCCTACAACCGCGTTGTAGTTTTATTAACTAAACACGAGATTGGTTATTGTGAAACCTATTTTCCACTGCGCGGTCGTCCACCGTTGGATCCATATGCACGCATTATGTGTGTTGGTATGGTTCCAAACCATTTTGTGTATGTTAAATTGAAGGTTGGGTGTCCACTGCCTCCAACTTGTAAGGAATGGAAAAATCATAGGGCGCCAGAGGCTGAGACTTGGGAGGATACATTTATGGACCGGATGGTTGAGTTTGACGAACtcatgaagaatgaaaaagGTGACATGAAGATGGAAACAAATGAAGATGATCCTGTAGTTGTgagagacaaatga